A genomic segment from Arenicella chitinivorans encodes:
- a CDS encoding arylesterase, whose translation MTLSYMITNPAKIKFTLYLMLMFCVSSFSAAAQAKRILIYGDSLSAAYGMHLEEGWAHLLGQKLGDNHTLLNASISGDTSAAGLARLPLTLEEFKPDLIILELGANDGLLGLPVATMRQNLEQMIELSQAAGAEVALVGISVPPSYGPRYIDEFRATYPALAEKYALPFIDFYREDFITTEGYIQEDGLHPTAITQPLVRDIVLTFLVENELIEAVAED comes from the coding sequence ACTCTAAGCTATATGATAACTAATCCCGCGAAAATCAAGTTCACACTTTACCTGATGCTCATGTTCTGTGTATCAAGTTTCAGTGCCGCTGCGCAGGCAAAACGCATTCTTATTTATGGCGACAGTCTCAGTGCCGCGTATGGCATGCACCTTGAAGAGGGTTGGGCCCACCTTCTAGGGCAGAAACTCGGCGACAACCATACGCTCTTAAACGCCTCGATTTCAGGTGACACCTCAGCAGCGGGACTCGCCAGACTGCCACTTACCCTAGAAGAATTTAAGCCGGACTTGATTATTTTGGAGCTCGGAGCCAATGATGGTCTGCTGGGATTGCCGGTGGCCACCATGCGACAAAATCTCGAACAAATGATCGAACTCAGTCAAGCTGCTGGCGCCGAGGTGGCACTGGTTGGTATCTCTGTGCCTCCTTCGTATGGGCCACGCTATATTGACGAGTTTCGCGCTACCTACCCAGCCTTAGCAGAAAAATACGCTCTGCCATTCATCGATTTTTACCGTGAGGACTTTATTACCACCGAAGGCTATATTCAGGAAGATGGTTTACACCCAACTGCCATCACACAGCCCTTGGTGCGCGACATTGTGCTCACATTTCTAGTCGAAAACGAACTGATTGAAGCGGTTGCAGAGGACTAG
- the gltB gene encoding glutamate synthase large subunit, translating into MYHNAGGLYRPEFERDNCGFGLIAQMDGEPSHWLIKTAISALARLTHRGAVAADGKSGDGCGILMSMPKAFMRRVATEADIELTELYATGLVFLSREPSKQTQAKQVLEAEFERQGLTIAGWRAVPLDYSALGEQAKTSVPEIQQVFVNSPSGIDEHDFERKLFLARRQTEKALWENDDEFYIPSLSCKVLLYKGLVMPEYLPVFYTDLQDEDMASSLCLFHQRFSTNTLPQWRLAQPFRYLAHNGEINTIRGNRNWAIARGTKLSSSKFPNLHEAAPFVNTEGSDSMSLDNMLEVLLAGGMDIFKATQTLVPPAWQNAEHIDPDLKAFYRFQAIHTEPWDGPAGIVLTNGRHAACALDRNGLRPARYVITKDRIITLASEVGVYDYTPQDVVAKGRLKPGQMMAVDTHTGKVIYPDEVHERIKSEYPYKDWIKQNIVRLKSALTEEESTVSLNAASLKIYQKLFQVTNEEKTDVIRVLAESAQEATGSMGDDTPMAVLSLRNRLLSDYFRQQFAQVTNPPIDPLREQIVMSLETYFGTESCLFEPHAGMAKSIVVDSPVLSTSKYTRLLSNEDPDFAHRVIDITFDADISLQQRVAQICDEAEQAVRDHAHIIVLSDREISKHRMPVPALLATGAVHHRLTQTGLRCDANILVDTGTTRDSHQFALLISYGATAIHPYLVYESINDMARSGQIKGDINILLRQYRKGINKGLYKIISKMGISTIHSYRGAQLFEAVGLDQDVIDLCFKGTVSRIKGTGFAELEMDQKTLLAFAWNPQTGLEQGGLLKFIHGGEYHAYNPDVVRTMHAAVESGDYSLYREYADTVNLRRPMVLRDLMALRDDITPVPLDEVEHWQDIVLRFDSAGMSLGALSPEAHESLAEAMNQLGGRSNSGEGGEDASRYGTPKMSKIKQVASGRFGVTPHYLVNAEVLQIKVAQGAKPGEGGQLPGHKVNTLIARLRYSRPGVALISPPPHHDIYSIEDLAQLIFDLKQVNPHALVSVKLVAEAGVGTIAAGVAKAYADLITISGYDGGTGASPLTSVRYAGAPWELGLTEAHQTLRANDLRDKVRLQTDGGLKTGLDVVKAAILGAESFGFGTGPMVALGCKYLRICHLNNCATGVATQHNVLRNKHYVGTVERAVNYFKFIAMETREWMAKLGVRNLTELIGRTDLLTLLEGETDKQRKLDLSQILSDAGVPADKPQFCVEPKNMPFDKGELAEQMVTDMLPAIQNKTGGDFHYSVQNIHRSIGARLSGEIARIHGQEGLADAPVTLHLTGTAGQSFAVWNAKGLNINLEGDANDYVAKGMSGGVIAIYPAADVEYIASESTIIGNTCLYGATGGELFAAGMAGERFAVRNSGAFAVVEGLGDHGCEYMTGGAVCVLGETGVNFGAGMTGGVAFVLDEDKSFIDRYNHELIDTYRLMPEAMESYALYLQGMIERHVQATGSVRAREILENFMDYLPKFWMIKPKATDLETLIDSLSAAA; encoded by the coding sequence ATGTATCACAATGCAGGTGGTTTATACCGACCTGAGTTTGAACGCGACAATTGTGGCTTCGGTCTCATTGCGCAGATGGATGGTGAGCCGAGTCATTGGTTGATCAAAACTGCGATCAGTGCCCTCGCCCGATTGACACATCGTGGAGCGGTCGCCGCTGACGGCAAGTCAGGCGACGGCTGTGGGATTCTTATGAGCATGCCTAAGGCATTTATGCGTCGCGTGGCAACCGAAGCCGACATTGAGCTCACGGAATTGTACGCCACTGGGTTGGTATTTCTAAGCCGAGAGCCTTCAAAACAGACGCAGGCTAAGCAGGTACTTGAAGCGGAATTTGAGCGTCAAGGCTTGACTATCGCTGGTTGGCGAGCTGTTCCACTCGATTATTCGGCGCTTGGCGAGCAGGCCAAAACATCAGTGCCAGAGATCCAGCAGGTATTCGTGAACAGCCCGAGCGGGATTGATGAGCATGACTTTGAACGCAAATTATTCCTCGCCCGAAGACAGACTGAAAAAGCACTGTGGGAAAACGATGATGAATTCTATATACCGAGTCTTTCCTGTAAAGTGTTGCTGTACAAAGGTCTCGTTATGCCGGAGTACTTGCCTGTCTTTTATACAGACTTGCAAGATGAAGACATGGCTTCTTCGTTGTGCTTATTTCACCAACGTTTCTCAACGAATACCCTTCCACAATGGCGTTTAGCGCAGCCGTTCCGTTACCTCGCGCACAACGGTGAAATTAATACCATTCGTGGGAACCGAAATTGGGCGATCGCGCGTGGCACCAAGCTGTCATCTAGTAAGTTTCCAAATTTGCATGAGGCAGCGCCGTTTGTGAACACCGAAGGTTCAGACTCCATGAGTTTGGACAATATGCTGGAAGTATTACTAGCCGGTGGTATGGATATCTTCAAAGCCACTCAGACACTGGTTCCACCTGCATGGCAAAACGCTGAGCATATCGATCCGGACCTCAAGGCTTTTTACCGTTTTCAAGCGATTCACACGGAACCTTGGGATGGTCCCGCTGGCATTGTATTGACCAACGGGCGTCATGCCGCCTGCGCGCTCGACCGGAATGGTTTGAGGCCAGCACGATATGTGATCACAAAAGATCGAATCATCACCCTGGCGTCCGAAGTCGGCGTTTACGACTATACGCCGCAGGATGTGGTGGCAAAAGGTCGCCTTAAGCCGGGTCAAATGATGGCGGTAGATACGCATACTGGTAAGGTGATTTACCCCGATGAAGTGCATGAGCGGATTAAGAGTGAATACCCGTATAAAGACTGGATCAAACAAAATATCGTTCGTTTAAAGTCCGCGTTGACAGAGGAAGAGTCCACGGTGTCTTTAAATGCGGCTTCTTTAAAGATCTATCAGAAATTATTTCAGGTCACCAATGAAGAGAAGACCGATGTGATCCGCGTACTGGCGGAATCCGCTCAAGAAGCAACTGGTTCGATGGGAGATGACACGCCGATGGCCGTGTTGTCCCTACGCAACCGACTACTGAGTGACTACTTCAGACAGCAATTCGCGCAGGTGACCAATCCGCCGATTGATCCATTGCGCGAACAAATCGTGATGTCGCTGGAAACGTATTTCGGCACTGAAAGTTGTTTGTTTGAACCGCATGCAGGCATGGCTAAATCGATCGTAGTCGATTCACCCGTATTATCGACCAGTAAATACACGCGTTTGCTGAGCAACGAGGACCCAGACTTTGCGCACCGTGTGATCGATATCACGTTCGATGCGGATATTAGTTTGCAACAACGTGTCGCGCAAATTTGTGACGAAGCAGAGCAAGCGGTGCGAGACCATGCACATATTATCGTGTTGTCTGATCGTGAAATTTCTAAGCATCGTATGCCGGTGCCAGCGCTTCTGGCGACAGGTGCTGTGCACCACCGACTCACTCAAACCGGCTTGCGCTGCGACGCGAATATTTTGGTCGATACCGGTACCACGCGTGATTCACATCAGTTTGCCTTGTTGATTAGCTATGGCGCGACTGCGATTCACCCGTATTTGGTTTACGAGAGTATTAATGACATGGCGCGCAGTGGGCAAATCAAGGGTGATATCAACATCCTATTACGCCAGTATCGCAAAGGCATTAATAAAGGTTTGTACAAAATCATCTCTAAGATGGGTATCTCAACAATCCACAGTTATCGGGGCGCGCAGCTGTTTGAAGCGGTCGGCCTCGACCAGGATGTGATTGATCTCTGCTTCAAAGGCACAGTGAGTCGGATTAAAGGTACTGGGTTTGCTGAGTTGGAAATGGATCAAAAGACCTTATTGGCATTTGCGTGGAATCCACAGACGGGCCTTGAACAAGGTGGTTTGTTGAAGTTCATTCATGGCGGGGAATACCATGCGTATAACCCAGATGTTGTGCGTACCATGCATGCCGCAGTCGAAAGCGGCGATTATTCGCTTTACCGTGAATATGCCGACACTGTTAATTTGCGCCGTCCAATGGTGTTGCGGGACCTCATGGCGCTGCGAGACGATATTACGCCCGTACCGTTGGATGAGGTAGAGCATTGGCAGGATATCGTCCTCAGGTTTGACAGTGCGGGTATGTCTTTAGGTGCCTTGTCGCCAGAGGCGCATGAATCTCTGGCTGAGGCGATGAATCAGCTAGGCGGTCGTTCGAACTCGGGCGAAGGTGGTGAAGACGCTAGCCGATATGGTACGCCGAAGATGTCCAAAATCAAACAGGTCGCTTCGGGCCGATTTGGCGTCACGCCGCATTATCTGGTTAATGCCGAAGTGTTGCAGATTAAAGTGGCACAGGGCGCTAAGCCAGGTGAAGGCGGACAGCTGCCTGGACACAAGGTGAACACGCTGATTGCACGGCTGCGTTACTCGCGCCCGGGCGTAGCGTTGATCTCACCGCCACCACACCACGATATCTACTCCATCGAAGATTTAGCGCAGTTGATCTTTGATCTCAAACAGGTTAATCCACATGCGTTGGTCTCGGTTAAGCTGGTCGCCGAAGCAGGCGTTGGTACGATTGCGGCGGGCGTTGCCAAGGCCTACGCAGACCTGATTACGATTTCGGGCTACGACGGTGGTACCGGTGCGAGTCCTCTGACGTCGGTACGTTATGCCGGTGCGCCGTGGGAGTTAGGGTTGACCGAAGCCCACCAGACCTTACGTGCCAACGATCTACGCGATAAAGTACGTTTACAAACGGATGGTGGATTGAAAACCGGCCTGGATGTGGTCAAAGCGGCTATTCTCGGCGCGGAGAGTTTCGGTTTTGGTACCGGTCCGATGGTTGCCCTGGGTTGTAAATACCTGCGAATTTGTCACCTCAATAACTGTGCAACCGGTGTGGCTACGCAACACAATGTGCTGCGCAATAAGCATTACGTCGGCACTGTCGAGCGCGCGGTGAACTACTTTAAGTTTATCGCCATGGAAACGCGTGAGTGGATGGCTAAGCTGGGTGTGCGTAACCTGACGGAACTGATTGGACGTACCGACTTGTTGACGTTGCTCGAAGGCGAGACCGATAAACAACGCAAGTTGGATTTATCACAAATTCTATCGGATGCTGGTGTGCCTGCGGACAAGCCACAGTTCTGTGTCGAGCCGAAGAATATGCCATTTGATAAAGGTGAGTTGGCTGAACAAATGGTGACGGACATGTTGCCCGCGATTCAGAACAAAACTGGCGGTGACTTCCATTACAGCGTGCAAAATATTCATCGTTCAATTGGTGCGCGTCTATCGGGTGAAATTGCCCGTATTCACGGCCAGGAAGGGTTGGCGGATGCGCCCGTTACGCTCCACTTAACCGGCACCGCTGGGCAGAGTTTCGCGGTGTGGAATGCCAAAGGTTTGAATATCAACCTGGAGGGCGACGCCAACGATTATGTTGCGAAAGGCATGTCCGGTGGCGTGATCGCGATTTATCCTGCGGCTGACGTAGAGTACATTGCCAGTGAGTCCACGATTATCGGCAACACTTGTCTTTACGGTGCCACAGGCGGAGAGTTGTTTGCGGCCGGTATGGCGGGCGAGCGTTTTGCGGTGCGTAACTCGGGTGCTTTCGCAGTGGTCGAAGGTTTGGGTGATCATGGTTGTGAATACATGACTGGCGGTGCGGTTTGCGTGCTCGGCGAAACCGGCGTGAACTTCGGTGCGGGTATGACTGGCGGCGTGGCATTTGTGCTGGATGAAGATAAATCGTTTATCGACCGATACAACCATGAACTGATCGACACCTATCGATTAATGCCGGAAGCAATGGAATCATATGCACTCTATTTGCAAGGCATGATCGAACGTCATGTGCAGGCGACTGGCAGCGTTCGTGCACGAGAAATCCTTGAAAACTTTATGGATTACTTGCCGAAATTCTGGATGATCAAACCCAAAGCCACTGACCTTGAAACACTAATCGATTCATTGTCGGCCGCGGCATAG
- a CDS encoding dual specificity protein phosphatase family protein: MINFGRIEADIFVGSAPQNSVDIARLKNMKITAVLSLQSDADFKVHRIDWRKLQSAYQYNDITVQRFPIIDFDETDLGNRLAEPVRALNTFMSVGHRVYVHCNAGVCRAPATVLGYLVHYRGMSIEQGLDYIRRNRPQANPYIRAVQQGVRELGDG, from the coding sequence ATGATCAATTTTGGCCGTATTGAAGCAGATATTTTTGTAGGCAGTGCGCCGCAAAATAGCGTGGATATTGCGCGGCTGAAGAACATGAAAATTACCGCCGTGTTATCACTGCAAAGCGATGCGGATTTCAAGGTCCACCGCATCGATTGGCGTAAGTTGCAAAGTGCTTATCAATACAACGATATTACGGTCCAGCGCTTTCCGATTATTGACTTTGACGAGACTGACTTGGGCAACCGACTGGCGGAGCCAGTACGTGCGTTGAACACGTTCATGAGCGTTGGCCATCGGGTGTATGTGCATTGCAACGCTGGGGTTTGTCGTGCCCCAGCCACGGTCCTTGGGTATCTGGTGCATTATCGCGGCATGAGCATCGAACAGGGTTTGGATTACATTCGCCGCAACCGACCGCAAGCCAATCCATATATTCGTGCGGTTCAGCAAGGCGTGCGTGAATTGGGCGATGGGTGA
- the aroK gene encoding shikimate kinase AroK produces the protein MQNLILIGPMGSGKTTVGKQLAKRMRMDFVDSDHMIEERCGVSISTIFDIEGEDGFRKRETKMLTELCERNGIVLATGGGAVISEENRILLRKGYVIYLKTSIETQLARTQKNQNRPLLENVDAETKLEELMEERGRLYEQEADLIVMSGDRIVSKVVDEITEALEQL, from the coding sequence ATGCAGAATTTGATATTGATTGGCCCAATGGGCTCTGGCAAAACCACAGTTGGCAAACAACTAGCCAAGCGTATGAGAATGGATTTTGTCGATTCTGATCACATGATCGAGGAGCGGTGTGGTGTGTCAATTTCGACAATTTTTGACATCGAAGGCGAGGATGGCTTTCGAAAACGCGAAACGAAAATGTTGACTGAGCTGTGTGAGCGCAATGGAATTGTGTTGGCAACTGGCGGTGGAGCGGTCATCAGTGAAGAAAACCGAATCTTGTTGCGCAAAGGCTATGTGATCTATTTGAAGACGTCGATTGAGACTCAATTGGCGCGTACTCAGAAAAACCAGAATCGACCCTTGTTGGAAAATGTCGATGCAGAGACTAAGCTCGAGGAGTTGATGGAAGAGCGAGGTAGGCTGTACGAGCAAGAAGCGGATTTAATTGTGATGTCGGGCGATCGAATCGTATCCAAAGTGGTGGATGAAATCACAGAGGCTCTTGAGCAATTATAG
- the hemE gene encoding uroporphyrinogen decarboxylase — translation MKALENDLYLRVLRGEKVERTPIWVMRQAGRYLPEYRATRAAAGDFLTLCKTPDLACEVTLQPIDRFGLDAAILFSDILTIPDAMGLELVLEEGVGPVFNKPIRATADIDQLAVPDPEDELGYVMDAVRVIRRELDGRVPLIGFTGSPWTLASYMVEGQGSKDFRRIKGLMFESPDAAHRLLQVVTDAVIVYLKAQVVAGAQSLMVFDTWGGMLSTANYQRFSLAYMQQIVTAIKQDPITANTPIVLFTKGGGQWLEMMADTGCDGLGLDWTVDIAQARARVGDRVVLQGNMDPVVMNTGQAQVEQEAMQVLSGYGKHDADSKGHIFNLGHGIQPFAKPENMQTLVQTVQQHSAEFHRE, via the coding sequence ATGAAAGCACTAGAAAATGATTTGTACTTGCGGGTACTACGGGGCGAAAAAGTTGAACGCACACCGATCTGGGTGATGCGCCAAGCGGGTCGTTATCTGCCAGAGTATCGCGCCACGCGCGCGGCAGCAGGCGACTTTCTAACGCTCTGCAAAACACCCGATTTAGCGTGCGAAGTCACTCTGCAACCAATCGATCGCTTCGGTCTGGATGCAGCCATTTTATTCTCTGATATTTTGACCATTCCTGACGCCATGGGCCTTGAACTCGTACTCGAAGAAGGCGTAGGACCGGTCTTTAACAAGCCAATACGAGCTACGGCGGATATCGATCAACTTGCAGTGCCAGACCCTGAAGACGAACTAGGTTATGTGATGGATGCGGTGCGCGTTATTCGACGCGAACTGGATGGTCGTGTGCCGTTGATTGGCTTTACAGGTAGTCCTTGGACCTTGGCCAGCTACATGGTCGAAGGCCAGGGCAGCAAAGACTTCCGTCGTATTAAAGGCTTGATGTTCGAGTCTCCCGATGCGGCACATCGGTTACTGCAAGTGGTGACTGACGCAGTCATCGTGTACCTCAAGGCCCAAGTTGTGGCCGGTGCGCAATCGTTGATGGTGTTTGATACTTGGGGCGGCATGTTGTCGACTGCCAACTATCAACGCTTTTCCCTCGCGTACATGCAGCAAATTGTGACGGCGATCAAACAAGATCCGATTACCGCAAACACGCCGATTGTTTTGTTCACCAAGGGTGGCGGGCAATGGCTTGAGATGATGGCGGACACCGGCTGCGACGGTCTGGGTCTGGATTGGACTGTGGATATCGCTCAGGCGCGTGCGCGCGTTGGCGACCGCGTCGTTTTGCAAGGCAATATGGATCCAGTGGTGATGAATACCGGCCAGGCGCAGGTTGAACAAGAGGCCATGCAAGTGCTGAGTGGTTATGGTAAACACGATGCGGATAGTAAAGGTCATATTTTCAATTTAGGTCACGGCATCCAACCGTTCGCTAAACCTGAGAATATGCAAACCTTGGTCCAAACAGTGCAACAACACAGTGCAGAGTTTCATCGCGAATGA
- the pilQ gene encoding type IV pilus secretin PilQ, with amino-acid sequence MNASHRPESVCKRIKLALIGVALLTFVNVSSAQSSATLTDVLYSELSGDTIQINFITDAKLEEPGSFSTDTPPRIALDFFGLKNGLEESQIDVSAGKVDSVVAVETVDRTRIIINLFNSARYTLLPTDNGYSVTIHNSDFDDSQVRSPKPFAARPDVVSDTNISKIDFRRSEAGGGTLIVDLTDDNISVDTRERDGEIVVDLVGVNLPPELEQRLDVTDFATPVQTVDAFQNADNVRLVVIPQGKYQHLSLQSGSRYTLTVDPIIESELDKRDREDSELGFEGERLSINFQNIEVRAALAIIADFTGINFVTSDTVSGKITINLKDVPWDQALDVILRTRGLAKRQTGNVIWVAPADEIRSVEEQELKQNAVVAEYAPLVTEVIRINYAKAEEVADVIKSVKVIKQGNTASSSDFDGPRSTAFNVTETDKNSLLSARGSVTVDKRTNSLLVQDVASQIKSLRNVIAKLDKPVRQVLIETRIVEANDTFSRELGARLGFQRITENARFPGGNGSNVGDFIGSGTTEGLKTITDSINDDEDGLIFDTSRGTPGGLAVDLGAESIEGTNPASYAFDIFRAGTGFAHLITLELSALEADGRGRIVASPRLLTANQKEARISQGQEVYIPIPGNGGGAGGGPAGGGGQGGLEKIEAELTLIVTPQITPDDRVILDVQINQDNLITPTIVGTKQIQTQVLADNGETVVIGGIYQEDTGNSETKVPLLGDIPVLGNLFKKKTKRSNRTELLIFLTPKIISPKLNLG; translated from the coding sequence ATGAATGCAAGCCACCGACCCGAAAGTGTGTGCAAACGTATCAAGCTGGCTCTTATAGGAGTGGCGTTACTGACGTTTGTAAACGTAAGTTCTGCTCAGAGCAGCGCTACGCTGACCGATGTCCTCTATAGTGAGTTAAGTGGAGATACGATCCAGATTAACTTCATCACCGATGCAAAATTGGAAGAGCCGGGTAGTTTTAGCACGGATACTCCACCACGCATTGCGCTGGACTTCTTTGGGCTCAAAAATGGCCTCGAGGAAAGCCAGATTGATGTGTCGGCTGGTAAGGTTGATAGTGTGGTTGCAGTTGAGACCGTAGATCGAACGCGAATCATCATCAATTTGTTTAACTCAGCAAGATACACTTTGCTCCCAACCGACAATGGCTATTCAGTCACGATCCACAATTCGGATTTTGACGACAGCCAAGTACGTTCACCGAAGCCGTTTGCAGCTCGTCCAGATGTCGTGTCAGACACCAACATTTCCAAGATTGATTTTCGCCGATCTGAAGCTGGTGGCGGCACGCTGATCGTGGATTTGACTGACGATAACATTTCAGTCGACACTCGTGAGCGTGATGGTGAGATTGTCGTGGATTTGGTTGGCGTAAATCTGCCGCCTGAACTTGAGCAACGCCTTGACGTCACCGATTTTGCGACTCCAGTGCAAACCGTTGACGCTTTCCAAAATGCGGATAACGTTCGTCTAGTGGTTATACCGCAAGGCAAATATCAGCACCTATCGCTGCAATCAGGCAGTCGCTACACCTTGACGGTTGATCCGATAATCGAGTCCGAATTGGATAAGCGTGATCGAGAGGACAGTGAGCTTGGCTTTGAAGGTGAGCGCCTATCGATCAATTTTCAAAATATCGAAGTCCGCGCGGCACTCGCGATTATCGCGGACTTTACGGGCATAAACTTTGTTACCAGCGATACAGTTAGTGGAAAAATAACCATTAATTTAAAAGACGTGCCATGGGATCAAGCGTTGGACGTGATACTGCGTACTCGAGGCCTGGCTAAGCGACAAACCGGTAATGTGATTTGGGTTGCGCCCGCGGATGAGATTCGTTCGGTAGAAGAACAAGAGTTGAAGCAAAATGCTGTGGTTGCGGAGTATGCCCCGTTAGTAACTGAAGTGATTCGAATCAATTATGCCAAAGCGGAAGAAGTGGCTGATGTGATTAAATCAGTTAAGGTGATCAAGCAAGGTAATACAGCGTCGTCATCTGACTTTGACGGCCCTCGTTCAACCGCGTTCAATGTCACTGAGACCGATAAAAACTCGCTGCTGAGTGCACGCGGTAGCGTGACAGTCGACAAGCGTACAAATAGTCTGTTGGTACAAGATGTTGCCAGTCAGATTAAATCGCTGCGTAATGTGATTGCCAAACTCGACAAGCCTGTACGTCAGGTTCTGATCGAAACACGAATTGTGGAAGCCAACGATACTTTTAGTCGCGAATTGGGTGCGCGTCTGGGTTTTCAACGTATTACTGAAAACGCGCGATTCCCTGGCGGTAACGGTTCCAATGTGGGAGATTTCATCGGCAGTGGTACTACTGAAGGTTTGAAAACCATCACCGATTCGATTAATGATGATGAAGATGGGCTGATTTTCGATACCTCGCGCGGCACACCTGGTGGTTTAGCGGTTGACCTGGGTGCTGAATCGATTGAAGGTACCAATCCGGCGTCGTATGCCTTTGATATCTTCCGTGCAGGCACTGGTTTCGCGCATCTGATTACGTTAGAGCTATCCGCATTAGAGGCTGATGGCCGAGGTCGAATTGTTGCGAGTCCTCGCTTATTGACTGCGAACCAGAAAGAAGCTCGCATTTCACAAGGCCAAGAAGTGTATATTCCAATCCCAGGCAATGGTGGTGGTGCTGGTGGTGGGCCTGCTGGCGGCGGCGGTCAAGGCGGGTTAGAGAAAATCGAAGCGGAGCTTACCTTGATTGTGACGCCTCAGATTACGCCGGATGACCGCGTTATTTTGGATGTGCAGATTAATCAAGATAACTTGATTACTCCAACTATTGTGGGTACCAAGCAGATTCAGACTCAGGTCTTGGCCGACAATGGTGAGACGGTGGTGATCGGTGGTATTTACCAAGAAGACACTGGTAATTCCGAGACCAAGGTGCCGTTATTGGGTGATATCCCAGTATTAGGTAACCTGTTTAAGAAGAAAACTAAGCGTTCGAATCGCACTGAGCTGCTTATCTTCTTGACGCCAAAAATTATCAGCCCGAAATTGAATTTGGGATAG
- a CDS encoding FAD-dependent oxidoreductase yields the protein MSNDFQFLDVPRQDPEKVPAQERSKQFREIYGQYEVEQAASQADRCLGCGNPYCEWKCPVHNYIPNWLKLVAEGNLFEAAELSHKTNSLPEVCGRICPQDRLCEGACTLNDGFGAVTIGSVEKYITDEALKQGWRPDMSAVVKTDKKVAIVGAGPAGLACADILVRNGVTPVVYDKYPEIGGLLTFGIPPFKLEKEVVRTRRALLEEMGVEFVLETEIGKDVGFQTLLDDYDAVFLGMGTYTYMKGGFPGEDLTGVHEALPFLISNINRLLDYPQGEQGFIDMRDKNVVVLGGGDTAMDCVRTSVRQGASSVTCAYRRDEANMPGSMREVANAKEEGVEFLWNRQPIEIVGEDGKVTGVKLATTRLGEPDERGRRRPEVVSGSEEVVPADDVVIAFGFRPSPASWFDPYGIEINDWGGVKTSSDLAVQYQTTNPKVFAGGDMVRGSDLVVTAVFEGRGAAEGILNYLNQQ from the coding sequence ATGAGTAATGATTTTCAATTTTTGGATGTGCCTCGTCAGGACCCTGAAAAGGTGCCGGCGCAAGAACGAAGTAAGCAATTTCGCGAGATCTACGGTCAATATGAAGTAGAGCAAGCGGCATCTCAGGCGGATCGCTGTCTGGGCTGCGGTAACCCGTATTGTGAATGGAAGTGTCCGGTGCACAACTACATTCCAAACTGGCTCAAGTTGGTGGCAGAAGGCAATCTGTTCGAAGCGGCAGAGTTGTCACATAAAACCAATTCATTGCCCGAAGTCTGTGGTCGTATTTGTCCGCAAGACCGCTTGTGTGAAGGCGCATGCACCCTAAACGATGGTTTTGGTGCCGTTACCATTGGCTCCGTTGAAAAATACATCACGGATGAAGCGCTCAAGCAAGGTTGGCGACCAGATATGTCCGCGGTGGTCAAAACTGATAAAAAGGTTGCTATTGTTGGTGCCGGCCCAGCGGGTCTGGCATGTGCGGATATTCTGGTACGCAATGGCGTCACACCTGTTGTGTACGACAAATACCCGGAAATCGGTGGTCTGCTGACCTTTGGAATCCCGCCATTCAAGCTTGAAAAAGAAGTGGTGCGGACGCGTCGTGCGCTTCTCGAGGAGATGGGCGTTGAATTTGTGTTGGAAACTGAGATTGGCAAAGACGTGGGATTCCAAACGCTATTGGATGACTATGACGCAGTATTTCTCGGTATGGGAACCTACACCTATATGAAAGGTGGCTTCCCAGGTGAAGATCTGACCGGCGTGCATGAAGCCTTGCCATTCCTGATCTCGAATATCAATCGACTGCTGGATTACCCCCAGGGTGAACAGGGGTTTATCGACATGCGAGACAAAAATGTGGTCGTGCTGGGCGGTGGTGATACGGCAATGGACTGCGTGCGAACGTCTGTGCGTCAAGGCGCTAGCAGCGTAACGTGTGCTTACCGTCGTGATGAAGCGAACATGCCGGGTTCTATGCGTGAGGTCGCCAATGCCAAAGAAGAGGGTGTTGAATTTTTATGGAATCGACAGCCAATCGAAATTGTTGGCGAGGATGGCAAAGTGACTGGCGTTAAGCTCGCCACCACGCGTTTAGGTGAGCCTGATGAGCGCGGTCGCCGTCGGCCTGAAGTCGTATCTGGGTCGGAAGAAGTGGTGCCCGCGGATGACGTGGTCATTGCCTTTGGTTTTCGTCCCAGCCCGGCCAGCTGGTTTGACCCATATGGTATTGAAATTAACGATTGGGGCGGTGTGAAAACTTCCAGCGATCTTGCAGTTCAGTACCAGACCACCAATCCGAAAGTGTTTGCCGGGGGCGACATGGTGCGGGGTTCAGATTTGGTGGTAACTGCGGTGTTCGAAGGCCGCGGTGCTGCGGAAGGAATTCTGAACTACCTCAATCAACAATAG